One genomic window of Halovivax cerinus includes the following:
- the rad50 gene encoding DNA double-strand break repair ATPase Rad50: MRVTDVTLENFKCYEDAELDLSTGITVVHGVNGSGKSTLLEAIFFALYGSRALDDRTLSDVVTTGATSTAVELGFTHDGERYRIERRVTRRDERTSTTKCVLEGPDDQIEGARDVRAFVASLLRMDATAFVNCAYVRQGEVNKLIHASPADRQDMIDDLLQLGALETYRERASEARLGVKDVLDEVRGQATTLDEQIEAKREKNLHDRLNELETERAEIDEAIDRYESQRETAVETRDAAEAVLETHEEVRAEIDELTAEIETLREKIRETASDREAATDDIADLESTRRELTERRSTVLERVSIDDESTVAARLDALADRETEIRDELEDVRVAISEAQSAAERHRETASTLESDAEAARERAEELKTSITDARQTIDERESALADLDEEIEVERARFDDAPVDFGDAADHVETLRSRADELDEQVADVRAERTALVAAIEDAEALLAEGQCPECGQPVDDAPHVTGLEDKRAEKAALDDRLSALREERADLEERIDRAEALHEAERRVERLRDNRETTAQLLAEKRETVGEKEEQYEDLLAEAADAESEADTAHDRAADLDSDIDDLRDRLGDLNGTQADLREERTALETAQDCTEQIEACDRQIETLRERRADWETMNDERRTQLSAARDRRDELRDSVDEDRLETARDDLERADSYIEQVDETLSDRRERRSEVQSAIGAVENELEELESLEARRAAVADRLTAVESVYEDAETLQETYGTLRTDLRQRNVETLERLVNETFDLLYQNDTYAGIDLDGSYRLTVYQKDGDPLDPDQLSGGERAIFNLSLRCAIYRLLAEGVDGSGPLPPLILDEPTVFLDAGHVGQLVTLVETMRDLGVEQILLVSHDEELVGAADELVHVTTDPTTNRSAVERRKTDLARILAE; encoded by the coding sequence GTGAGGGTGACTGACGTCACGCTCGAGAACTTCAAGTGTTACGAGGACGCGGAACTGGATCTCTCGACCGGTATCACGGTCGTCCACGGCGTCAACGGAAGCGGCAAGTCGACGCTGCTCGAGGCGATCTTCTTCGCCCTGTACGGTTCGCGGGCGCTCGACGACCGAACGCTGTCCGACGTGGTGACGACCGGCGCGACGTCGACCGCTGTCGAACTCGGATTTACGCACGACGGTGAACGCTACCGGATCGAACGCCGGGTCACACGCCGCGACGAGCGCACGTCGACGACGAAGTGCGTTCTCGAGGGACCGGACGACCAGATAGAGGGGGCGCGCGACGTCAGAGCGTTCGTCGCGTCCCTCCTCCGGATGGACGCCACGGCGTTCGTCAACTGCGCGTACGTCCGACAGGGTGAGGTGAACAAACTCATCCACGCCTCGCCAGCCGATCGCCAGGACATGATCGACGACCTGCTCCAGCTCGGCGCCCTCGAAACCTATCGAGAGCGAGCGAGCGAGGCCAGACTCGGCGTCAAAGACGTACTCGACGAGGTGCGCGGTCAGGCGACCACGCTCGACGAACAGATCGAAGCGAAGCGGGAGAAGAACCTGCACGATCGCCTCAACGAACTCGAAACCGAACGCGCGGAGATCGACGAGGCGATCGATCGCTACGAGTCCCAGCGGGAGACGGCTGTCGAGACGAGAGACGCCGCCGAGGCCGTCCTCGAAACGCACGAGGAGGTTCGAGCGGAGATCGACGAACTGACGGCGGAGATCGAGACCCTACGCGAGAAGATCCGCGAGACGGCGTCAGATCGCGAGGCTGCCACGGACGACATCGCCGACCTCGAATCCACGCGACGTGAACTGACCGAGCGACGGTCGACCGTGCTCGAGCGCGTGTCGATCGACGACGAATCTACTGTCGCGGCCCGACTCGACGCCCTCGCAGATCGCGAGACGGAGATTCGTGACGAACTGGAGGACGTCCGCGTCGCGATCTCGGAGGCACAGAGCGCCGCCGAACGCCACCGGGAGACGGCGTCGACACTCGAATCCGACGCCGAAGCGGCTCGCGAACGCGCCGAAGAGCTGAAGACGTCGATTACGGATGCGCGACAAACGATCGACGAGCGCGAATCGGCGCTGGCCGACCTCGACGAAGAGATCGAGGTCGAACGCGCCAGATTCGACGACGCGCCGGTGGACTTCGGAGATGCGGCCGACCACGTAGAAACGCTTCGCTCCCGTGCGGACGAACTGGACGAGCAGGTAGCGGACGTGCGCGCCGAACGGACGGCGCTCGTCGCCGCGATCGAGGACGCCGAGGCCCTCCTCGCCGAGGGTCAGTGTCCCGAGTGCGGGCAGCCGGTCGACGACGCGCCTCACGTCACCGGTCTGGAGGACAAACGAGCGGAGAAAGCGGCCCTCGACGATCGACTGTCCGCACTGCGCGAGGAGCGGGCCGACCTCGAAGAGCGGATAGACCGGGCCGAGGCGCTCCACGAAGCCGAGCGTCGTGTCGAGCGCCTGCGGGACAACCGGGAGACGACTGCACAACTGCTCGCGGAGAAACGTGAGACGGTCGGCGAGAAGGAAGAACAGTACGAAGACTTGCTCGCCGAGGCCGCAGACGCCGAGTCAGAGGCCGACACCGCTCACGACCGAGCGGCCGATCTCGACTCGGATATCGACGATCTCCGGGACCGACTCGGTGACCTGAACGGGACACAAGCAGACCTACGCGAGGAACGGACGGCGCTCGAGACCGCACAGGACTGTACGGAACAAATAGAGGCGTGTGACCGGCAGATCGAGACGCTTCGGGAACGGCGTGCGGACTGGGAAACCATGAACGACGAGCGACGGACCCAGCTGTCTGCCGCACGTGATCGCCGCGACGAACTCCGCGACTCGGTCGACGAAGACCGACTCGAGACTGCACGGGACGACCTCGAACGGGCCGACTCCTACATCGAGCAGGTCGACGAGACGCTGTCGGACCGTCGAGAGCGCCGCAGCGAGGTCCAGAGTGCGATCGGTGCCGTCGAGAACGAACTCGAGGAACTCGAATCGCTCGAGGCCCGGCGGGCGGCGGTCGCAGATCGTCTCACTGCCGTCGAATCGGTCTACGAGGACGCCGAGACGCTCCAGGAGACGTACGGAACGCTCAGAACGGACCTCCGACAGCGAAACGTGGAGACCCTAGAGCGGCTCGTCAACGAGACGTTCGACCTTCTCTACCAGAACGACACGTACGCAGGTATCGACCTCGACGGCTCGTACCGACTCACCGTCTACCAGAAGGATGGCGACCCGCTCGATCCCGACCAACTCTCCGGCGGCGAGCGGGCAATCTTCAACCTCAGCCTGCGGTGTGCGATCTATCGTCTCCTGGCAGAGGGTGTCGACGGCTCCGGCCCGCTCCCGCCGCTCATTCTCGACGAGCCGACGGTCTTCCTGGACGCTGGCCACGTCGGCCAACTCGTCACCCTCGTCGAGACCATGCGTGATCTGGGCGTCGAACAGATCCTGCTCGTCAGTCACGACGAAGAACTCGTCGGTGCGGCCGACGAACTCGTCCACGTCACGACGGACCCGACGACGAATCGTTCGGCCGTCGAACGTCGAAAAACCGACCTCGCCCGAATCCTCGCCGAGTAG
- the mre11 gene encoding DNA double-strand break repair protein Mre11, with protein MTRVIHTGDTHIGYQQYNSPARRSDFLSAFRAVARDAIDDDVDAVVHAGDLFHDRRPGLPDLQGTLGVLRELADAGIPFLAIVGNHETKRDAQWLDLFEDLGFATRLGRDPTVVDDVAFYGLDYVPQSRRDELAYDFEPIPDTADRAILVAHGLFEPFAHATWDTDAVLGESTVDFDAVLLGDNHAPGTETVADTWVTYCGSTERASASEREPRGYNLVSVDDDVSITRRAIETAREFVFVDVELTGDEGIDRVRDRLSQYDVDDAVVIVTIDGDGEPVSPAPIEEYALERGALVARANDRRDLPDDAEDVRVSFADPDVAVTERLRDLGVSDGARTIDGVVRDDTIADSNVRETVSRRVRDALGSDGLEFSDAPVLADPNSDEPSTTDSGVESDPPADDTDGVTTPDETGPPSSQTADESESERETGNPSTRPAADASTSDEPDDGVPAEQEPTRESDEVSGDDSDDGSPNGSADDDQVSIGDFA; from the coding sequence ATGACACGGGTGATTCACACGGGCGACACCCACATCGGGTACCAGCAGTACAATTCGCCCGCGCGACGGTCGGATTTTCTCTCCGCCTTCCGGGCCGTCGCCCGCGACGCCATCGACGACGACGTGGACGCCGTGGTCCACGCCGGAGACCTCTTTCACGATCGCCGCCCTGGACTCCCCGATCTCCAGGGGACGCTCGGGGTCCTGCGCGAACTGGCCGACGCCGGGATCCCGTTTCTCGCGATCGTCGGCAACCACGAGACCAAACGCGACGCCCAGTGGCTCGACCTGTTCGAAGACCTCGGATTCGCGACCCGGCTGGGTCGGGACCCGACCGTGGTGGACGACGTCGCCTTCTACGGGCTCGATTACGTCCCGCAGTCGCGCCGGGACGAGCTCGCGTACGACTTCGAACCGATTCCAGACACGGCCGATCGGGCGATCCTCGTCGCTCACGGTCTCTTCGAACCGTTCGCACACGCGACGTGGGACACCGATGCCGTTCTCGGCGAGTCGACCGTCGACTTCGATGCCGTCCTCCTCGGTGACAATCACGCGCCGGGAACGGAAACGGTTGCCGACACCTGGGTGACCTACTGCGGGTCGACCGAGCGTGCGAGCGCGTCCGAGCGCGAGCCGCGAGGATACAACCTCGTCTCCGTCGACGATGACGTCTCCATCACGCGACGGGCGATCGAGACCGCTCGCGAGTTCGTCTTCGTCGACGTCGAACTGACCGGTGACGAGGGAATCGACCGCGTCCGCGATCGGCTCTCACAGTACGACGTCGACGATGCGGTCGTTATCGTCACCATCGACGGGGACGGCGAACCGGTGTCTCCGGCGCCGATCGAAGAGTACGCACTCGAACGAGGCGCGCTCGTCGCGCGAGCGAACGACCGTCGCGACCTCCCGGACGACGCCGAAGACGTTCGCGTTTCGTTCGCCGATCCGGACGTCGCCGTCACCGAACGACTGCGAGACCTCGGCGTCTCCGACGGCGCCCGCACGATCGACGGCGTCGTGCGCGACGACACGATCGCAGATTCGAACGTCCGAGAGACGGTCAGCCGTCGAGTCCGCGACGCCCTCGGATCTGACGGCCTCGAATTTTCCGACGCACCGGTACTCGCCGACCCGAACTCGGACGAGCCATCGACGACCGATTCCGGTGTGGAATCCGACCCTCCGGCCGACGACACCGATGGGGTAACGACTCCGGATGAGACCGGCCCGCCGTCCTCGCAGACCGCCGACGAATCGGAGTCGGAGCGGGAAACGGGTAATCCGTCGACGAGGCCAGCGGCCGACGCATCGACCTCTGACGAACCCGACGACGGTGTGCCGGCCGAGCAGGAACCCACACGCGAATCCGACGAGGTGTCGGGCGACGATTCGGACGACGGATCGCCGAACGGGTCGGCAGACGACGATCAGGTTTCGATCGGTGATTTCGCGTGA
- a CDS encoding winged helix-turn-helix domain-containing protein has protein sequence MSASEAVQTEAEPGGSWEDVRELPPSAKLVAKVLEYNDTMSQQQLAEETLLPARTVRYAISRLEEEDVIDSRFSFSDARKRLYTLAIDS, from the coding sequence ATGAGTGCATCAGAGGCAGTTCAGACCGAGGCGGAACCCGGCGGGAGCTGGGAGGACGTACGCGAGCTACCGCCGAGTGCGAAACTCGTCGCGAAGGTGCTCGAGTACAACGATACGATGTCACAACAACAACTGGCCGAGGAGACGTTACTTCCAGCCCGGACCGTTCGATACGCCATCAGCAGGCTCGAAGAGGAGGACGTCATCGACTCGCGATTCTCGTTTTCCGACGCCCGAAAGCGACTCTACACGCTCGCAATCGACTCCTGA
- the pan1 gene encoding proteasome-activating nucleotidase Pan1, whose product MTDTVDDVDLPYEDETSKQEKIQALEERLEILESQNEEMRDKLLDANAENNKYQQKLERLSHENKKLKQSPLFVATVQEITDDGVVIKQHGNNQEALTEVTEEMREDLTPDDRVAVNNSLSIVKSLSSETDVRARVMEVTESPDVGYEDIGGLEDQLQEVRETVEMPLDRPEMFDDVGIDPPSGVLLYGPPGTGKTMLAKAVANKTDATFIKMAGSELVHKFIGEGAKLVRDLFDVAREHEPAVLFIDEIDAIAAKRTESKTSGDAEVQRTMMQLLSEMDGFEDRGDIRIIAATNRFDMLDRAILRPGRFDRLIEVPKPDAEGRELIFEIHTRDMSVADDVDFAEMAERTEAASGADVRAVCTEAGMFAIRDDRTEIRMADLRDAWEKVKAESDENADVSKTFA is encoded by the coding sequence ATGACCGACACGGTGGACGACGTCGATCTTCCGTACGAAGACGAGACGTCCAAACAGGAGAAGATTCAGGCGCTCGAAGAACGCCTGGAGATTCTCGAATCCCAGAACGAGGAGATGCGAGACAAACTCCTCGACGCGAACGCGGAGAACAACAAGTATCAGCAGAAACTAGAGCGGCTGAGCCACGAGAACAAGAAGCTAAAACAGTCGCCCCTGTTCGTCGCCACGGTACAGGAGATCACGGACGACGGCGTGGTGATAAAGCAACACGGCAACAACCAGGAAGCCCTCACCGAGGTCACCGAAGAGATGCGCGAAGACCTCACACCCGACGACCGCGTCGCGGTCAACAACTCGCTCTCGATCGTCAAGTCGCTCTCGAGCGAGACCGACGTCCGCGCACGCGTGATGGAGGTTACGGAGAGTCCGGACGTCGGGTACGAGGACATCGGGGGACTCGAAGACCAGCTTCAGGAAGTTCGCGAAACCGTCGAGATGCCGCTCGACCGCCCGGAGATGTTCGACGATGTTGGAATCGATCCGCCGTCGGGCGTCCTGCTGTACGGGCCGCCCGGTACCGGGAAGACGATGCTCGCCAAGGCGGTCGCGAACAAGACCGACGCCACCTTCATCAAGATGGCCGGCTCCGAACTCGTCCACAAGTTCATCGGCGAGGGCGCGAAACTCGTTCGCGACCTCTTCGACGTCGCCCGCGAACACGAACCGGCCGTCCTCTTCATCGACGAGATCGACGCGATCGCAGCCAAGCGTACCGAGTCCAAGACGTCCGGCGACGCGGAGGTCCAGCGTACGATGATGCAACTCCTCTCCGAGATGGACGGCTTCGAGGACCGTGGCGACATCCGCATCATCGCCGCGACCAATCGCTTCGACATGCTCGACCGCGCCATCCTTCGACCCGGCCGCTTCGATCGCCTCATCGAGGTACCCAAGCCCGACGCCGAAGGTCGCGAGCTCATCTTCGAGATCCACACCAGGGACATGAGTGTCGCCGACGACGTCGACTTCGCGGAGATGGCCGAGCGCACGGAAGCGGCCTCCGGCGCCGACGTCAGAGCCGTCTGCACCGAGGCCGGCATGTTCGCCATCCGCGACGACCGCACCGAGATTCGTATGGCCGACCTGCGCGACGCCTGGGAGAAGGTCAAAGCGGAATCCGACGAGAACGCCGACGTCTCGAAGACCTTCGCGTGA
- a CDS encoding GMP synthase subunit A — protein sequence MTKIVVVDNHGQFTHLERRALSDLGVDTELIDNETPPDEVAADGVVLSGGPDMDRIGRSPAYLDGDVPVLGICLGMQLMAAELGGAVGGGEYGGYADVTVDIVDDADPLLGSLAPQTRVWASHADEVTDLPEGFTRTATSTVCEIEAMSDPDRGLFGVQWHPEVAHTEAGDVVFENFVEICEST from the coding sequence ATGACGAAGATCGTGGTCGTAGACAATCACGGCCAGTTCACGCACCTGGAGCGACGCGCACTGTCCGATCTGGGCGTCGACACCGAATTGATCGACAACGAGACGCCGCCGGACGAGGTCGCCGCGGACGGCGTCGTCCTCTCGGGCGGCCCGGACATGGATCGCATCGGACGGAGTCCGGCCTACCTCGACGGAGACGTCCCCGTCCTCGGTATCTGCCTCGGTATGCAACTGATGGCCGCAGAGCTGGGCGGCGCGGTCGGTGGCGGTGAGTACGGTGGCTACGCCGACGTCACCGTCGACATCGTCGACGACGCCGATCCCCTCCTCGGTTCGCTGGCTCCCCAGACCCGCGTCTGGGCCAGTCACGCCGACGAAGTGACCGACCTGCCGGAGGGGTTCACTCGAACGGCGACGAGTACCGTCTGCGAGATAGAGGCGATGAGCGATCCCGATCGTGGACTCTTCGGCGTCCAGTGGCACCCGGAGGTTGCACACACCGAAGCCGGCGACGTCGTCTTCGAGAACTTCGTCGAGATCTGTGAGTCGACCTGA
- a CDS encoding DUF3194 domain-containing protein gives MTPAEPDDEPASPDAESAASSVEPDDETIVNAAADAAEGVIFDRYKQSSVRDVDITVTFEDGVLGVDVYLDAPEGETDPETVADEAARAAQDAVDALFADELSE, from the coding sequence ATGACGCCCGCAGAACCCGACGACGAACCGGCCAGCCCGGATGCGGAATCCGCGGCGTCGTCGGTCGAACCGGACGACGAAACGATCGTCAACGCGGCGGCTGACGCCGCGGAGGGTGTGATCTTCGATCGCTACAAGCAGTCTTCCGTCCGCGACGTCGACATCACTGTCACCTTCGAGGACGGGGTCCTCGGCGTCGACGTCTACCTGGATGCCCCCGAGGGGGAGACCGATCCGGAGACGGTTGCCGACGAAGCCGCGCGCGCCGCGCAGGATGCGGTCGATGCACTCTTCGCGGACGAGCTCTCCGAGTAG
- a CDS encoding prefoldin subunit beta, with the protein MQGNLPPEAQEKIEQLQDLQETAQTVAVQKQEAESGLQEAQTALDELDDIDEGTTMYRQIGDLFVETDFDEAESELDEKVSSLEIRLETLEKQEDRVQQQFESLQEELEGLLGGGAMGGPSGPGGPGAGGA; encoded by the coding sequence ATGCAGGGTAACTTGCCGCCGGAAGCACAGGAGAAAATCGAGCAGCTACAGGACCTACAGGAGACGGCTCAGACGGTAGCCGTCCAGAAACAGGAAGCCGAATCCGGACTGCAAGAGGCACAGACCGCACTCGATGAACTCGACGACATCGACGAGGGTACCACGATGTACCGCCAGATCGGCGATCTCTTCGTCGAGACGGACTTCGACGAGGCCGAGTCCGAACTCGACGAGAAGGTCTCCTCGCTCGAGATCCGTCTCGAAACGCTCGAGAAGCAAGAAGACCGCGTCCAGCAACAGTTCGAGTCCCTCCAGGAGGAGCTCGAAGGCCTGCTCGGCGGCGGTGCGATGGGCGGCCCGTCCGGGCCCGGCGGCCCGGGCGCCGGCGGCGCGTAA
- a CDS encoding KEOPS complex subunit Pcc1: MTDCAHETALRFTYRSERRARIVATSVDREVGEIDDDRSRTRLDRDGETIVLTVEAADLTALRAAVNTWLRLVDVAERTLALAVTETAR, encoded by the coding sequence GTGACCGACTGCGCCCACGAGACGGCGCTTCGTTTTACCTACCGATCCGAGCGGCGCGCCCGAATCGTCGCTACGAGCGTCGACCGCGAGGTCGGCGAGATCGACGACGATCGATCTCGGACCCGTCTCGACCGGGACGGCGAGACGATCGTGCTCACCGTCGAAGCGGCGGATCTAACGGCACTGCGAGCGGCCGTAAACACCTGGCTCAGACTCGTCGACGTCGCCGAACGGACACTGGCGCTCGCGGTCACGGAGACGGCTCGCTGA
- a CDS encoding DNA-directed RNA polymerase subunit P, producing the protein MAYKCSRCKRDVTLDEYGGVRCPYCGHRVLLKERSRDVKEVSVE; encoded by the coding sequence ATGGCGTACAAGTGCTCTCGCTGTAAGCGCGACGTCACGCTCGACGAGTACGGAGGCGTCCGCTGTCCGTACTGCGGTCACCGCGTGCTGCTGAAAGAGCGCAGCCGCGACGTCAAGGAAGTCTCCGTCGAGTGA
- a CDS encoding 50S ribosomal protein L37ae: protein MAENTRGTVGSAGRFGARYGRVARRRVAEIESDMNHATVDGDDVTRVGTGIWKNEETGETFTGGAYRPKTPAGETVTRSIRAALATDGDDEE from the coding sequence ATGGCCGAGAACACGAGAGGAACGGTCGGCAGTGCCGGACGCTTCGGCGCTCGCTACGGCCGCGTCGCCCGCCGGCGCGTCGCGGAGATCGAATCGGACATGAACCACGCGACGGTCGACGGGGACGACGTGACCCGCGTCGGAACCGGCATCTGGAAGAACGAAGAGACTGGAGAGACGTTCACCGGCGGTGCGTATCGTCCGAAGACCCCTGCGGGAGAGACCGTCACGCGCTCCATCCGCGCCGCGCTCGCGACCGACGGCGACGACGAGGAGTGA
- a CDS encoding DUF2103 domain-containing protein, whose protein sequence is MECRQCGSALEKPGDFCLICRESNADRVVLECDRDRATLTVLRDERVLGATTVTTTPEGGERKRTELRNFAGRLADEIRRKRPEGVYATGDREVIRTVRGHLHHQFYRIDDPDPVEYVRTHGGSRSLDVVETPPSEKLGGSHSTLIGGRTGMRAIGTVTRHPHVKKVIPGPIDAGGTGSQSGLRAKVTRAGGDGNVRLLLRDGSSVQENRVVTTAWDRETGERVREDLNEALVDDGFVDGQ, encoded by the coding sequence ATGGAGTGTCGCCAGTGTGGCTCCGCGCTCGAGAAACCGGGGGACTTCTGCCTGATCTGTCGTGAGTCCAACGCCGATCGCGTCGTCCTCGAGTGCGATCGGGACCGTGCCACACTCACCGTTCTTCGCGACGAGCGTGTCCTGGGCGCGACGACGGTAACGACCACACCGGAAGGCGGAGAGCGCAAACGCACAGAACTGCGGAACTTCGCCGGTCGGCTCGCGGACGAGATACGCCGTAAACGACCCGAGGGCGTCTACGCAACGGGCGACCGCGAGGTGATCCGGACCGTCCGCGGACACCTCCACCACCAGTTCTACCGGATCGACGATCCCGATCCGGTCGAATACGTGCGGACCCACGGGGGAAGTCGGTCGCTGGACGTGGTCGAGACGCCGCCGTCGGAGAAACTCGGCGGGAGCCACAGTACGCTCATCGGCGGACGAACGGGTATGCGGGCGATCGGGACCGTAACTCGCCATCCGCACGTCAAGAAGGTGATCCCCGGTCCGATCGACGCCGGCGGAACCGGCTCGCAGTCCGGCCTTCGTGCGAAGGTGACACGCGCCGGAGGCGACGGGAACGTCAGGCTCCTCCTGCGCGACGGCTCGTCGGTACAGGAGAACCGCGTCGTGACGACCGCCTGGGATCGTGAGACGGGCGAGCGCGTTCGAGAGGATCTGAACGAGGCACTCGTCGACGACGGGTTCGTCGACGGGCAGTAG
- the truD gene encoding tRNA pseudouridine(13) synthase TruD, giving the protein MRPAHPTERAVGIEHYVSDVDGTGGRLRDRPADFRVREREQFSTEPLDAPTDAYPHLVIRATLTDWDTNDFAAELSNALGMSRERISWAGTKDKRAVTTQLFSIRDVEPADLPALSGTEIDVVGRAGRSLTFGDLAGNEFEIVVSDAEAPDRATDVRDALANFGGRRTAGDTDDGGKGSTSIGVPNYFGQQRFGSYRPITHEVGLAILRGDWEGAVMAYLGNPHEAEPTDTQSAREYVVETRDWAGALDRFPGHLRYERSLLHVLSETDGEPTVATFREALARFPSNLQRLFVHAAQSYAFNEMLSERLDRGLSFDRPVEGDVVCFTDTDAPEGLVVPDPDRTQRVTGRRVDSVARHCDRGRAFVTAPLVGTGTDLAAGEQGEIERAVLEDLSLSTDDFALPDPYRSTGTRRAILVRTDLSIESAPLTLSFALPSGAYATVVLREFLKTDPVSLG; this is encoded by the coding sequence ATGCGTCCCGCCCACCCCACCGAACGGGCCGTCGGCATCGAGCACTACGTGAGTGACGTCGACGGGACGGGCGGCCGCCTTCGGGACCGACCTGCCGATTTCCGTGTACGTGAGCGCGAACAGTTCTCCACCGAACCGCTCGACGCGCCGACCGACGCGTACCCACACCTCGTGATCCGGGCGACACTTACCGACTGGGACACCAACGACTTCGCGGCGGAACTGTCGAACGCGCTGGGAATGAGCCGCGAACGTATCTCCTGGGCCGGGACGAAGGACAAGCGGGCCGTCACGACGCAGTTATTTTCGATTCGCGACGTCGAGCCGGCCGACCTGCCCGCCCTCTCTGGCACCGAGATAGACGTCGTCGGCCGGGCCGGTCGGTCGCTGACCTTCGGCGACCTCGCCGGGAACGAGTTCGAGATCGTCGTCTCCGACGCGGAGGCGCCCGACCGTGCGACGGACGTGCGCGACGCACTCGCCAACTTTGGTGGCCGCCGAACCGCCGGCGACACCGACGACGGCGGCAAAGGGTCGACGTCTATCGGCGTTCCCAACTACTTCGGCCAGCAGCGGTTCGGCAGTTACCGTCCGATCACTCACGAGGTCGGCCTCGCGATCCTTCGGGGGGACTGGGAGGGCGCAGTCATGGCGTACCTCGGGAACCCGCACGAGGCCGAACCGACCGACACACAGTCCGCACGAGAGTACGTCGTCGAAACCCGAGACTGGGCCGGCGCCCTCGATCGATTCCCGGGACACCTCCGCTACGAGCGGTCGCTCTTGCACGTCCTCTCCGAGACGGATGGCGAGCCGACCGTGGCGACGTTCCGCGAGGCGCTAGCGCGTTTTCCCTCGAACCTCCAGCGACTGTTCGTCCACGCGGCCCAGTCCTACGCGTTCAACGAGATGCTGAGCGAACGACTCGACCGCGGGCTCTCGTTCGATCGGCCGGTCGAGGGCGACGTGGTCTGTTTCACTGACACGGACGCGCCCGAGGGGCTGGTCGTCCCCGATCCTGATCGGACTCAGCGAGTAACCGGCCGCCGGGTCGATTCGGTCGCTCGCCACTGTGATCGCGGACGCGCGTTCGTCACCGCACCGCTCGTCGGGACCGGGACCGACCTGGCCGCGGGCGAGCAAGGTGAGATCGAACGCGCCGTCCTGGAGGACCTCTCGCTTTCGACCGACGACTTCGCACTCCCCGACCCGTATCGCTCGACGGGGACGCGCCGGGCGATCCTCGTCAGGACCGACCTGTCGATCGAGTCCGCGCCGCTCACCCTTTCGTTCGCCCTGCCGAGCGGGGCGTACGCGACGGTCGTGCTTCGAGAGTTCCTCAAGACCGACCCGGTTTCACTCGGGTGA
- a CDS encoding alpha/beta hydrolase encodes MTEDPHGETPVERRGPPLADAAAAVILVHGRGARARGMLDFADEIDRDAVTYLAPQAARGTWYPQSFMAPIDANEPHLSSALDKLERVRTTVSDAGVPPERTVLLGFSQGACLATEFAARTARSYGGVVGLSGGLIGPEGTTFDYDGDVSGTDVFLGCGDRDPHIPVDRVHETADAFSALGASVDERIYEGMSHGVIEDEMDAVRALLGGVVSNATD; translated from the coding sequence ATGACCGAGGATCCACACGGGGAGACTCCCGTCGAGCGACGGGGGCCACCTCTCGCTGACGCAGCCGCGGCGGTGATACTCGTACACGGACGCGGTGCCCGCGCTCGCGGGATGCTCGACTTCGCCGACGAGATCGATCGCGACGCGGTCACGTACCTCGCTCCGCAGGCGGCCCGAGGAACCTGGTACCCGCAGTCCTTCATGGCGCCGATCGACGCCAACGAGCCGCACCTCTCCTCGGCGCTCGACAAACTCGAGCGCGTGCGAACGACCGTCTCCGACGCGGGCGTTCCCCCGGAACGGACGGTCCTGCTCGGGTTCTCGCAGGGGGCGTGCCTCGCGACGGAGTTCGCCGCGCGGACCGCCCGGTCGTACGGTGGTGTCGTCGGGCTGAGCGGTGGTCTGATCGGTCCAGAGGGGACGACCTTCGACTACGACGGGGACGTGTCCGGGACCGACGTCTTCCTCGGCTGCGGCGACCGGGATCCGCACATCCCGGTCGACCGCGTCCACGAAACGGCGGACGCGTTCTCGGCGCTCGGGGCGAGCGTCGACGAGCGCATCTACGAAGGGATGAGCCACGGCGTGATCGAAGACGAGATGGACGCCGTTCGGGCGCTCCTCGGCGGTGTCGTCTCGAACGCGACCGACTGA